A part of Blastopirellula marina genomic DNA contains:
- a CDS encoding sugar phosphate isomerase/epimerase family protein, with product MAKFSMNQMTTLRWSFEQDCFRYREAGLSAIHVWRDKIHDYGEAKGAILLEELGLEVSALSWAGGFTGSDGRNFKDALEDARHAVDLAHELHAGCLIVYSGARGGHISKHAQRLFSGALDELIPYAEAHDVTLAIKPIRHKYGCDWTLIRRMTDALQLIDLIDSPRFKLVLDLYEFGDQADVLDNLHLLIPYLALVQVGDRGCEPLEEPNRCLLGNGHLALNETITKLVQLGYHGPFDIELMGRDVQKLEYDEMLSHSMGYLQAMKC from the coding sequence ATGGCCAAGTTCTCGATGAATCAAATGACCACACTTCGCTGGTCGTTTGAGCAAGACTGCTTTCGATACCGCGAAGCGGGCCTCTCGGCAATTCATGTCTGGCGAGACAAGATTCATGATTATGGCGAGGCCAAAGGAGCAATCCTCCTCGAAGAGCTCGGTCTCGAAGTCTCTGCCCTTAGTTGGGCTGGCGGATTCACTGGCAGCGATGGTCGCAACTTCAAGGACGCCCTCGAAGACGCCCGTCATGCGGTGGATCTTGCCCATGAACTTCATGCCGGCTGCTTGATCGTTTACAGCGGTGCCCGCGGTGGCCATATCAGCAAGCATGCTCAGCGTTTGTTCTCTGGTGCACTGGACGAGCTGATTCCGTACGCCGAAGCGCACGACGTGACGCTGGCCATCAAACCGATTCGTCACAAATACGGTTGCGATTGGACCCTCATCCGCCGCATGACCGACGCGTTGCAGCTGATCGACTTGATCGATTCTCCTCGCTTCAAGCTGGTGCTCGACCTTTACGAGTTCGGCGATCAGGCCGATGTCCTTGATAACCTTCATCTGTTGATTCCATACCTGGCCTTGGTGCAAGTTGGCGACCGCGGCTGCGAACCGCTCGAGGAACCGAATCGCTGCTTACTGGGCAATGGCCATCTAGCGCTCAACGAAACGATCACCAAGCTCGTACAACTTGGCTATCATGGACCGTTCGATATCGAACTCATGGGACGTGACGTGCAGAAGTTGGAATACGACGAAATGCTCTCGCACAGCATGGGTTATCTGCAAGCGATGAAGTGCTGA
- a CDS encoding Gfo/Idh/MocA family oxidoreductase encodes MSDKTTPASNSNIERRSFLKSSAALGTAAAVGSLTLSQSAHAAGSDTLKVALIGCGGRGNGAAVNATKGDENLKITVLADIFPDKVQASKRILSRQLGDRFEVSDENCFSGFDAYKDVMATDVDVVLLCTTPHFRPAHLEAAIEAGKHVFCEKPVAIDAPGCRKVLETCNKAKQKNLSIVSGLCWRYHPSVQATVEQIKSGAIGDIVSIQENYLAGTLWHRGRKPDWTEMEYQIRNWLYFTWLSGDHIAEQAIHSLDKALWCMDDQPPAAAYGLGGREVRTGEEYGNIFDHHAVMYEYETGQKVFHYTRQMAGCFNQTEDFVMGTKGNAKILAGVVEGMNNWKYDGPGGDMYDLEHKALYAGMRSGDIINNGDYMTKSTMMAIMGRMATYTGKKITWDEAWNSQEDLTPKSYAWGPVEIPTPIAVPGQTKLV; translated from the coding sequence ATGTCTGACAAGACAACTCCCGCCTCCAACTCGAATATCGAGCGACGCAGCTTTTTGAAAAGCTCCGCCGCGTTGGGTACTGCCGCTGCCGTCGGCAGTCTGACACTTTCGCAAAGTGCCCACGCCGCTGGTAGCGACACCTTGAAGGTTGCTCTGATCGGTTGTGGTGGACGAGGTAACGGTGCCGCGGTCAATGCGACGAAGGGTGACGAGAACCTCAAAATCACCGTTTTGGCCGACATCTTCCCTGACAAGGTCCAGGCATCGAAGCGAATTCTCAGCCGCCAGTTGGGCGATCGCTTTGAAGTGTCCGATGAAAACTGCTTCAGCGGTTTTGATGCTTACAAAGATGTCATGGCAACCGACGTCGACGTCGTTCTGCTTTGCACAACGCCTCACTTCCGTCCGGCTCACTTGGAAGCCGCCATCGAAGCTGGCAAGCATGTCTTCTGTGAAAAGCCTGTCGCGATCGACGCGCCTGGTTGCCGCAAAGTTCTGGAAACCTGCAACAAGGCCAAGCAGAAGAATCTGAGCATCGTGAGCGGTCTGTGCTGGCGATACCATCCGTCGGTTCAAGCAACCGTCGAACAGATCAAGTCGGGTGCGATCGGCGATATCGTTTCGATTCAGGAAAACTACCTCGCCGGCACCCTCTGGCACCGAGGTCGTAAGCCTGATTGGACCGAAATGGAATACCAGATCCGCAACTGGTTGTACTTCACCTGGCTGTCGGGCGATCACATCGCCGAACAAGCCATTCACAGCCTCGATAAGGCTTTGTGGTGCATGGACGATCAGCCGCCGGCAGCTGCCTACGGCCTGGGTGGTCGCGAAGTTCGTACCGGTGAAGAATACGGTAACATCTTCGATCACCACGCCGTCATGTACGAATATGAAACCGGTCAGAAGGTGTTCCACTACACCCGTCAGATGGCTGGCTGCTTCAACCAAACCGAAGACTTCGTCATGGGGACCAAGGGTAACGCCAAGATCCTCGCCGGTGTTGTCGAAGGGATGAACAACTGGAAGTACGACGGTCCAGGCGGCGACATGTACGACCTGGAACACAAGGCGCTCTACGCCGGTATGCGTTCGGGTGACATCATCAACAATGGTGATTACATGACCAAGAGCACCATGATGGCCATCATGGGCCGCATGGCGACTTACACCGGTAAGAAGATCACTTGGGACGAAGCTTGGAATAGCCAGGAAGACCTGACTCCGAAGAGCTACGCTTGGGGTCCAGTCGAAATCCCGACTCCAATCGCCGTTCCTGGCCAAACCAAGTTGGTCTAA
- a CDS encoding endonuclease/exonuclease/phosphatase family protein, with product MRAVLLCALSLILGLSTVTVLFGAGPETKPNADLTVMSFNIRYGAANDGENHWNKRKEFVAETIQEVSPDLLGLQECLPFQRDFIAKHMPDYAVHAAGREDGKEQGEMCAIFYRKDRFELLDSGHFWLSESPDVAGSKSWDSSLPRMASWVLLKDKKSESEKPIMYTNTHFDHRGEEARIESAKMIRETILNGIGYKKCDAIVTGDFNAGEGSNPYEAMFAEVDGEKSPVVDTYRAFVPEKKDGEGTFSGFKANGTQGARIDWIGVSAAWKIEDAQILHNSRDGRTPSDHFPITAKLTR from the coding sequence ATGCGAGCCGTTTTACTTTGTGCTTTGTCGCTGATTCTAGGATTGTCGACGGTGACCGTATTGTTCGGTGCTGGGCCTGAGACGAAGCCAAACGCTGACCTTACGGTAATGTCGTTCAACATCCGTTATGGTGCAGCCAACGACGGCGAAAATCATTGGAACAAGCGAAAGGAATTCGTCGCTGAGACGATCCAGGAAGTGTCGCCCGACCTGCTGGGACTTCAGGAATGTTTGCCATTCCAACGTGATTTCATTGCGAAGCATATGCCGGACTACGCCGTGCATGCTGCTGGTCGTGAAGATGGAAAAGAGCAAGGCGAAATGTGTGCGATCTTCTATCGGAAAGATCGATTTGAATTACTCGATAGCGGTCACTTTTGGCTAAGCGAATCGCCCGATGTTGCCGGTAGCAAGAGCTGGGACAGCAGCTTGCCACGCATGGCCAGCTGGGTTTTGTTGAAGGACAAAAAGTCGGAAAGCGAGAAGCCGATTATGTATACCAACACGCACTTCGATCACCGAGGGGAAGAAGCGCGTATCGAGTCAGCGAAGATGATACGCGAGACGATCCTGAACGGAATTGGATATAAAAAGTGCGATGCCATCGTGACCGGCGACTTCAACGCTGGTGAAGGTTCCAATCCATACGAAGCGATGTTTGCCGAAGTCGACGGCGAGAAGTCACCAGTTGTCGATACCTATCGGGCTTTCGTCCCAGAAAAGAAGGATGGCGAAGGTACCTTCTCTGGTTTCAAAGCGAATGGCACCCAAGGAGCACGAATCGATTGGATTGGTGTCTCCGCCGCTTGGAAAATCGAAGACGCTCAGATCTTGCACAACAGTCGAGACGGCCGCACCCCGTCGGATCACTTTCCGATCACGGCCAAGCTGACGCGCTAG
- a CDS encoding aminotransferase class I/II-fold pyridoxal phosphate-dependent enzyme, with translation MDRLRHRAEHLGSQVAFTFLVDGEDEEIKLTYEQLDRRCQAIAAELQARGMEGERALLLFPPGLDFIAAFFGCLYAGVVAVPAYPPRRNRNMVRIQAIADDAQAKVALTIADVYERMVPMLEETPGLKTIDWIRIDQVEEKLSEKWDQPRLTAETMAFLQYTSGSTGTPKGVMLSHGNMMHNSALISYAFEHTRSVRACFWLPMYHDMGLIGGVLQPMQIGQPNVLMSPMAFLQQPYRWLRAISKYQCNISGGPNFAYELCCQKITPEQREKLDLSSWELAFNGAEPVRPETLDRFAKTFEPCGFRREAFYPCYGMAEATLIISGGMKKSPPVIQAVDGYSLDQHQVVDADPDDDGARVIVGCGNTLPDQRILIVDPDTLERKQPDEVGEVWVCGPSIAKGYWRNDEATETIFHAYTSDTNEGPFLRTGDLGFMNNGELFITGRLKDMIIVRGVNRYPQDIEQTVTQCHDLMEGMTAAAVMAEVADRERLIIVAEAPRAKRKELTDIIAAIRREVAIEQEISVDGVALIRRGSIPKTSSGKIQRHACKEHFLTHTLPVLERWVAWDEVQVSEEIQRVKLRRAQLEAARADAEGLAVSDPIVRQRTVQLVIDKIREIARDRARNIEPETDILELDLDSLERMEIIASIEDLYGARFPDDVLPSMRTVAQVADSIEIYLATDDLRPTVPSEIPQEMFGFSALPEYRQVRQMADQLGELGLPNPYFQVLDGPTSATASVEGKEVINFAGYNYLGLAEHAEVKQAAIEAIHKQGTSTSGSRLISGEREIHRELESELAKFMRVESSMLMSGGHAANETTIGHLLRTGDLILHDSMAHSSIITGANLSGARRRPYPHNDWRELDEILHDIRKDYRRVLIVAEGVYGMEGDMCPLPELVEIRNRHKTWLMVNEAHSLGTIGKTGRGVHEHFGIDPSEIDIWIGTLSKALGSSGGFVAGSHDLIDYLKHTASGFVYSAGLSPSSTAAALAALKLIEANPEWIAKLHQNSELVRDLAKKAGLNIGGSELSPVVPIIVGDSMMTMILAQKLLADGVNARPLTYPAVEESAARLRLFVNAHHTKDQIRQTINKLAALWSKLQRENHASAG, from the coding sequence GTGGATCGTTTGCGTCATCGTGCCGAGCATCTGGGGTCGCAGGTTGCTTTCACCTTCCTGGTCGACGGGGAAGATGAAGAGATCAAGCTCACCTACGAGCAACTCGATCGCCGCTGCCAGGCGATCGCAGCCGAGCTTCAAGCCCGTGGTATGGAAGGGGAACGCGCGCTGTTGCTGTTCCCTCCTGGGCTCGACTTCATCGCGGCGTTCTTTGGCTGCTTATACGCCGGCGTGGTTGCAGTGCCGGCCTACCCACCGCGTCGTAACCGTAACATGGTCCGTATCCAGGCCATCGCCGACGACGCCCAAGCCAAGGTCGCTTTGACCATTGCCGACGTTTACGAACGCATGGTGCCCATGCTGGAAGAGACGCCCGGCCTGAAGACGATCGATTGGATCCGCATCGATCAAGTCGAAGAAAAGCTATCGGAGAAGTGGGATCAACCACGCCTCACCGCCGAGACGATGGCCTTCCTGCAGTACACATCCGGTTCGACCGGAACGCCCAAGGGGGTGATGTTGTCGCACGGCAACATGATGCACAACTCAGCCCTCATTTCATACGCCTTCGAACATACCCGCAGCGTGCGAGCTTGTTTCTGGCTGCCGATGTACCACGACATGGGTCTGATCGGCGGTGTGCTTCAGCCGATGCAAATTGGTCAGCCGAACGTGTTGATGTCCCCTATGGCGTTCCTGCAGCAACCGTATCGTTGGCTGCGTGCGATCTCGAAATATCAGTGCAATATCAGCGGTGGCCCGAACTTCGCTTACGAACTTTGCTGCCAGAAGATCACGCCTGAACAGCGCGAGAAGTTAGATCTCAGCAGTTGGGAACTGGCCTTCAACGGTGCAGAACCAGTCCGTCCCGAAACGCTCGATCGCTTCGCCAAGACTTTCGAGCCATGCGGATTCCGACGAGAAGCGTTCTATCCGTGTTATGGGATGGCTGAGGCTACGCTGATTATTTCCGGTGGCATGAAGAAAAGCCCGCCGGTGATCCAAGCGGTCGACGGTTACTCACTTGATCAACACCAAGTCGTCGACGCCGATCCCGACGACGACGGAGCCCGCGTGATCGTTGGCTGTGGGAACACGTTGCCCGACCAACGCATCTTGATTGTCGATCCTGATACGCTCGAACGGAAGCAACCGGACGAAGTAGGAGAAGTTTGGGTCTGCGGACCGAGCATCGCCAAAGGTTACTGGCGAAACGACGAAGCGACCGAGACCATCTTCCACGCTTACACTTCTGACACCAATGAAGGGCCTTTCCTTCGTACGGGTGACCTTGGCTTCATGAACAACGGCGAATTGTTCATTACCGGTCGCTTGAAAGACATGATCATCGTGCGGGGCGTCAATCGCTATCCGCAAGACATTGAACAAACCGTTACGCAGTGTCACGACCTAATGGAAGGAATGACGGCGGCAGCGGTGATGGCGGAAGTCGCCGATCGCGAACGCTTGATCATTGTCGCCGAGGCACCACGAGCCAAACGCAAAGAGCTCACCGATATCATCGCGGCAATTCGTCGTGAAGTGGCGATCGAACAAGAGATCTCAGTCGATGGCGTAGCGTTGATTCGACGCGGCTCGATCCCGAAGACTTCCAGCGGAAAAATCCAACGGCACGCGTGCAAAGAGCACTTTCTGACACACACCCTGCCGGTCCTCGAACGTTGGGTCGCGTGGGACGAAGTTCAAGTCTCGGAAGAGATTCAACGCGTCAAACTTCGCCGGGCTCAGTTGGAAGCTGCCCGAGCGGACGCCGAAGGTTTGGCCGTTTCCGATCCGATCGTCCGCCAACGAACCGTTCAGTTGGTGATCGATAAGATTCGCGAGATCGCTCGGGATCGCGCTCGCAACATCGAACCTGAAACCGACATCTTAGAACTCGATCTCGATTCGCTGGAACGAATGGAGATTATTGCTTCGATCGAAGACTTGTACGGGGCACGCTTCCCCGATGATGTGCTTCCCTCGATGCGTACGGTTGCCCAAGTCGCCGACTCGATCGAAATCTACCTGGCCACCGATGATTTGCGTCCTACGGTGCCGAGCGAGATCCCTCAGGAAATGTTCGGCTTCTCGGCGCTACCTGAGTATCGCCAGGTTCGGCAAATGGCCGATCAACTAGGAGAATTGGGGCTGCCCAATCCCTATTTCCAAGTGCTTGACGGTCCCACGTCGGCCACGGCGTCGGTCGAAGGCAAAGAAGTCATCAACTTTGCTGGCTACAACTATCTGGGCCTCGCTGAACATGCTGAAGTCAAACAGGCGGCAATCGAAGCAATCCACAAGCAGGGAACCAGCACGAGCGGAAGCAGGCTGATCTCGGGCGAACGCGAAATACATCGTGAGCTGGAAAGCGAACTCGCCAAGTTCATGCGGGTTGAAAGTTCGATGCTGATGTCAGGTGGTCACGCCGCCAATGAAACAACGATTGGCCATCTGCTACGAACGGGTGACCTGATTCTGCACGACTCGATGGCGCACAGCAGCATCATCACTGGGGCCAACCTTTCCGGAGCCCGTCGTCGCCCTTATCCGCATAACGATTGGCGGGAACTCGACGAGATACTGCACGACATCCGTAAGGACTATCGTCGCGTGCTGATCGTCGCCGAAGGTGTGTACGGCATGGAAGGGGACATGTGTCCTCTGCCCGAGTTGGTCGAGATCCGCAATCGCCATAAGACATGGCTGATGGTCAACGAAGCCCACTCGTTGGGTACCATCGGCAAGACTGGCCGCGGCGTGCACGAACATTTTGGAATTGATCCCAGCGAAATCGATATCTGGATCGGTACCCTCAGCAAAGCTTTGGGATCCAGTGGCGGATTCGTCGCTGGTAGTCACGACTTGATCGATTACTTGAAACACACCGCATCCGGTTTTGTTTACAGTGCCGGTTTGTCCCCTTCATCGACAGCAGCCGCTTTGGCAGCACTCAAGTTGATTGAAGCGAATCCTGAATGGATCGCCAAGCTGCATCAGAACTCGGAACTCGTTCGCGATCTGGCGAAGAAGGCGGGCTTGAACATTGGTGGTAGCGAGCTTTCGCCGGTTGTGCCGATCATCGTCGGCGATTCGATGATGACCATGATCCTGGCACAGAAGCTATTGGCCGACGGTGTCAACGCCCGTCCGCTGACTTATCCCGCGGTCGAAGAGTCGGCTGCTCGTTTGCGACTATTCGTGAATGCTCATCACACGAAAGATCAGATCCGTCAAACGATCAACAAGCTGGCCGCATTGTGGTCGAAGCTGCAAAGAGAAAACCACGCCAGCGCCGGCTAA
- a CDS encoding PQQ-binding-like beta-propeller repeat protein produces the protein MPTWVHSLGLVITTIFTLFITDSPSAAEDWPTFLGPRHNSTSSETGLLKQWPQRGPKELWQRKLGTGYGIGSISEGKFYQFDRYGDVNRLVVLDAKTGDELWTYEYPTQYDDYLGYNNGPRCSPIIDGDRVYLYGAEGELHCVSIPEKKLLWKRNLSQEYMVVPNFFGIGSTPVIFEDKLLVMVGGSPEEFKGLGPYDIARVDGNGSGVVALDKLTGKEIYKISDELASYASLTLAEIDGRPWCFAFLRGGLLGFDPRDGKIDFHYPWRAKKLESVNASTPVIVGDEVFISECYAVGSTLLKVKPGGYEVVWKDELRSRDHAMETHWNTAVYQDGYLYGSSGRHPHEAELRCIQWKTGKVMWSVPGLARCSLLAADGHLICLSEYGSLMLIQTDPKQYRLVSKVTLQDDDGRDLLKPPAWAAPILSDGRLYVRGEDRLVCLEVAAKR, from the coding sequence ATGCCGACTTGGGTTCACTCACTCGGACTCGTGATCACCACGATTTTCACGCTGTTTATCACGGACTCTCCCAGTGCGGCGGAAGATTGGCCGACCTTTCTTGGTCCGCGGCATAACAGCACCTCCAGTGAAACTGGCTTGCTAAAGCAATGGCCCCAGCGAGGCCCGAAAGAATTGTGGCAACGAAAGCTGGGAACGGGCTATGGGATTGGTTCGATCAGCGAAGGGAAGTTTTATCAGTTCGATCGTTATGGCGACGTTAATCGCTTAGTGGTGCTGGATGCAAAAACGGGGGACGAACTGTGGACGTACGAGTATCCCACGCAGTACGACGATTACTTGGGCTACAACAATGGTCCGCGCTGTAGTCCGATTATCGACGGAGATCGCGTTTATCTATACGGCGCTGAGGGAGAACTGCACTGCGTGAGCATTCCCGAGAAGAAGCTTCTTTGGAAACGAAATCTATCGCAGGAATACATGGTCGTGCCGAACTTTTTTGGCATTGGCAGCACGCCGGTCATTTTCGAAGACAAATTGTTGGTCATGGTCGGCGGTAGTCCGGAGGAGTTCAAAGGGCTGGGCCCATACGACATCGCTCGCGTTGACGGCAATGGTAGCGGCGTCGTAGCGCTCGACAAATTGACGGGCAAAGAGATCTACAAAATCTCCGATGAGCTCGCCAGCTATGCCAGCTTAACTTTGGCGGAGATTGATGGACGTCCCTGGTGCTTCGCCTTCCTGCGAGGCGGCTTACTCGGATTCGACCCACGCGACGGCAAGATCGATTTCCATTATCCATGGCGAGCCAAGAAACTGGAAAGCGTGAATGCCAGCACGCCCGTGATCGTCGGCGACGAAGTCTTCATCTCCGAGTGTTATGCCGTTGGCAGTACGTTGTTGAAAGTGAAGCCAGGCGGGTACGAAGTCGTTTGGAAGGACGAACTGCGAAGCCGCGATCATGCGATGGAGACCCACTGGAACACGGCCGTCTACCAAGATGGTTATTTGTACGGCAGCAGTGGTCGTCATCCTCACGAAGCAGAGCTACGCTGCATTCAGTGGAAGACCGGCAAAGTGATGTGGTCGGTACCTGGCTTAGCACGCTGCTCGTTGCTGGCGGCCGACGGTCACTTGATCTGCTTAAGCGAATATGGCTCGCTCATGTTGATTCAGACCGACCCCAAGCAATATCGGCTGGTTTCCAAAGTCACTCTCCAAGACGATGATGGCCGCGATCTCCTGAAACCGCCCGCCTGGGCCGCGCCGATCCTTTCGGATGGACGTCTTTACGTGCGTGGCGAGGATCGTCTGGTCTGTCTGGAAGTTGCCGCCAAACGCTAG
- a CDS encoding alkaline phosphatase D family protein: MFRSSAATFLADRRQFVLGAGSLALLPWFGQCLQGSAKKNASFSNDPFTLGVASGDPLPDGFVLWTRLAPEPIEGGGMPAEIFEVTWELSEDESFSTIAKSGKTFATPQLGHSVHVEVHGLPADKWYFYRFQCGDAISPVGRARTTPKFNADKDELRFAFASCQHWEQGYFTALGHMAKEELDLVLHLGDYIYEYAPKADRVRRHNSPEIESLDDYRNRYALYRTDPDLQAAHARCPWLVVWDDHEFDNNCAGDISEEKGIDPANFLLRRANAYQAYYEMMPLRRRCMPQGPHMKLYRRIPYGQLANFQMLDTRQYRTDQPNGDGLKPYNELEADRFATLLGDTQEHWLMRDLIASHSNWNILGQQVMMAHVDRQEGEDEKFSMDQWPGYSHSRNRLLEFMRDRKVPNPVVLTGDIHKNWVNDLKVDFQNEQEAPMGTEFVATSITSGGNGGQMEDAEKIIQSENPFVKFFNGERGYVSCTVTPKEWRSDYQVVEFVDKPDAPLVTRASFVVESGQPGAHRL; encoded by the coding sequence ATGTTTCGTTCCTCAGCTGCCACGTTTCTGGCCGATCGGCGTCAATTTGTCTTGGGGGCAGGTTCGCTGGCCTTGCTTCCTTGGTTCGGTCAATGCTTGCAAGGCTCGGCGAAGAAGAACGCCTCGTTCTCAAACGATCCCTTCACTCTGGGTGTCGCCAGTGGCGATCCCCTGCCCGACGGTTTTGTGTTGTGGACACGTTTGGCACCAGAACCAATCGAAGGTGGTGGGATGCCCGCCGAGATCTTCGAGGTGACCTGGGAGCTCTCGGAAGACGAAAGCTTCAGCACGATCGCTAAGAGTGGTAAGACATTCGCCACACCGCAGTTGGGACATAGCGTGCATGTCGAAGTCCACGGACTTCCGGCCGACAAGTGGTACTTCTACCGCTTTCAATGTGGCGACGCAATCAGCCCGGTCGGTCGCGCACGTACCACACCCAAGTTCAATGCCGACAAGGATGAATTGCGGTTTGCGTTCGCTTCGTGTCAGCACTGGGAACAGGGCTACTTCACAGCGCTAGGACACATGGCCAAGGAAGAGCTCGATTTAGTACTTCACCTGGGCGATTACATCTACGAATATGCCCCGAAAGCTGATCGCGTTCGGCGGCATAACAGCCCTGAAATCGAATCGCTGGATGATTACCGAAATCGGTACGCGTTGTACCGAACCGATCCCGACCTACAAGCGGCCCATGCGCGATGTCCTTGGTTAGTCGTGTGGGACGATCACGAGTTCGACAACAACTGTGCTGGCGATATCTCGGAAGAAAAAGGAATCGATCCGGCTAATTTTCTGTTGCGACGTGCCAACGCCTATCAAGCCTATTACGAAATGATGCCGCTTCGCCGCCGCTGTATGCCCCAGGGCCCGCACATGAAGCTATATCGCCGCATTCCTTACGGTCAGCTGGCCAATTTCCAGATGCTGGACACCCGCCAGTATCGCACCGATCAGCCGAACGGCGACGGATTGAAGCCCTACAACGAATTGGAAGCAGATCGTTTCGCGACGCTGCTGGGCGACACCCAAGAACATTGGCTGATGCGAGACTTAATCGCTTCGCACAGCAACTGGAACATCCTCGGCCAGCAAGTCATGATGGCCCATGTCGATCGCCAGGAGGGTGAGGACGAAAAATTCAGCATGGATCAGTGGCCAGGCTATAGCCACTCGCGTAATCGCTTGCTCGAGTTCATGCGTGACCGCAAAGTTCCGAATCCGGTCGTGCTGACGGGCGACATTCATAAGAACTGGGTGAACGATTTGAAGGTCGATTTCCAGAACGAACAGGAAGCCCCGATGGGAACCGAGTTCGTCGCTACTTCGATCACGTCCGGTGGAAACGGCGGTCAGATGGAAGATGCGGAGAAGATCATTCAAAGCGAGAACCCATTCGTAAAGTTCTTTAACGGCGAACGTGGTTACGTTAGCTGCACCGTGACTCCTAAGGAGTGGCGCAGTGATTACCAAGTCGTCGAGTTTGTCGACAAGCCGGACGCACCGCTCGTGACGCGAGCTTCCTTTGTTGTTGAATCGGGGCAACCGGGCGCACACCGCCTGTAA
- a CDS encoding UvrB/UvrC motif-containing protein → MASEDQHEDIDQILNSWTFEPGRLTARLVTATDGRDVLQMRIEMGLLQMETSGRPDGEKPFNFDSYLEYLQAQYIADDSIMLTDDDCLEIDREFVQLYHRRICWLALREYEKAVRDADHTLALMDVCRDHSTDEEWIDSHEHFRPFVMFHRIQAKALIELEKHTPEHAIEELTQGVEQLRSVHQEYDPENDFDEDELHVRLIELRETLREQFEVGQTLNEQLADAVANERYEQAAKLRDRISKREDPR, encoded by the coding sequence ATGGCCTCCGAAGACCAGCACGAAGACATCGACCAAATCTTGAATTCCTGGACGTTCGAGCCTGGTCGGCTCACTGCCCGGCTCGTTACCGCTACAGACGGACGGGACGTTCTGCAGATGCGGATCGAAATGGGATTGCTGCAAATGGAAACCTCCGGTCGTCCCGACGGTGAGAAGCCATTTAACTTCGATTCGTACCTTGAGTACCTTCAGGCTCAGTACATCGCCGACGATTCGATCATGCTGACCGACGACGATTGCCTGGAAATCGATCGGGAATTCGTGCAGCTTTATCACCGCCGCATTTGTTGGCTGGCCCTCAGAGAATATGAAAAGGCAGTCCGCGATGCCGATCACACGTTGGCGTTGATGGACGTCTGTCGAGATCATTCAACCGACGAGGAATGGATCGACAGTCACGAGCATTTTCGCCCGTTTGTAATGTTCCACCGCATTCAAGCGAAAGCGCTGATTGAGCTGGAAAAGCACACCCCGGAACATGCGATCGAAGAATTGACTCAGGGTGTCGAGCAACTTCGCTCCGTGCATCAAGAATACGATCCAGAAAACGACTTCGATGAAGACGAACTTCACGTCCGTTTAATCGAACTTAGGGAAACCCTTCGTGAGCAGTTCGAAGTCGGCCAAACGTTGAACGAGCAACTAGCCGATGCCGTCGCGAATGAACGGTACGAACAAGCGGCCAAGCTCCGCGATCGGATCTCAAAGCGGGAAGATCCGCGTTAA
- the arfB gene encoding alternative ribosome rescue aminoacyl-tRNA hydrolase ArfB, protein MSSFTINNSIHIPWSELQFSYARSGGPGGQHVNKTNTKAILKWDVRQTEAIGPAIKQRFEKHWGARINKEGCVVISSEESRDQRSNMEACLAKLKQMLTISAKRPKVRVPTKPSLGSVRRNAEKKRQRSERKSQRRASKNISRDD, encoded by the coding sequence ATGTCTTCATTCACCATCAACAATTCGATTCACATCCCCTGGAGCGAGCTGCAATTCTCGTATGCCCGCTCTGGCGGCCCAGGCGGCCAGCACGTCAACAAGACGAATACGAAGGCCATCTTGAAATGGGATGTGCGCCAAACGGAAGCGATCGGACCAGCCATCAAGCAGCGATTCGAGAAGCATTGGGGGGCCAGAATCAACAAAGAGGGCTGCGTGGTCATCAGCAGCGAAGAGAGCCGAGACCAGCGTAGTAACATGGAAGCCTGCTTGGCGAAGCTGAAGCAGATGCTGACCATCTCGGCTAAACGTCCCAAAGTCCGCGTTCCGACGAAGCCATCGCTTGGCTCGGTTCGGCGCAATGCCGAGAAAAAACGCCAGCGAAGTGAGCGAAAAAGCCAGCGTCGAGCGTCTAAAAATATCTCTCGCGACGATTAG